The Sphaerospermopsis torques-reginae ITEP-024 genome has a window encoding:
- a CDS encoding DUF7219 family protein, translating to MNQDPYFLSEISDFLYPRSPYYGQFEPEYLLFNAHLQDFSQRVNHICSLQTGGKLSPEDAYKQIQILWKNLKMTKKKLLIS from the coding sequence ATGAACCAAGACCCTTATTTTCTCTCAGAAATATCTGACTTTCTTTATCCACGTAGTCCATATTATGGACAGTTTGAACCAGAATATTTATTATTTAATGCTCATCTTCAAGATTTTTCTCAAAGGGTTAACCATATTTGTAGTTTACAAACTGGTGGTAAACTTTCCCCAGAGGATGCTTATAAACAAATTCAGATCCTTTGGAAAAACTTAAAAATGACTAAGAAAAAATTGTTAATTTCCTAG
- a CDS encoding cadmium resistance transporter, whose amino-acid sequence MSGVITAISTGAAAFSATNIDDLVILTLFFSQVNVKFRKWHIILGQYVGFTALVLASLPGFFGGLILPRPWIGLFGLIPIIIGIKTLLDSENEASEDVDPNTETSHQSFHESLLAKFFNVQTYSVAAITFANGTDNISIYVPIFASSNWQSLLLILVVFFLSVGLLCYVAYKLTHNQAIAHLFTQYGNRFMPYVLIGLGTFVFIDSNSLSLLNVLNR is encoded by the coding sequence ATGAGTGGTGTAATCACAGCAATTAGTACAGGTGCAGCAGCTTTTAGTGCCACCAATATTGATGATTTAGTCATCTTAACTTTGTTTTTTTCACAAGTAAATGTGAAATTCCGTAAATGGCATATAATTTTAGGTCAATATGTCGGTTTTACAGCTTTAGTTTTGGCGAGTTTACCCGGTTTTTTTGGCGGTTTAATTTTACCTCGTCCTTGGATTGGTTTATTTGGTTTAATACCAATCATCATCGGCATCAAAACTTTACTAGATTCAGAAAATGAAGCATCAGAAGATGTAGATCCAAATACAGAAACATCTCATCAATCATTTCATGAATCACTATTAGCTAAATTTTTTAATGTGCAGACTTACAGTGTAGCTGCTATTACTTTCGCTAATGGTACAGACAACATCAGTATTTATGTACCGATATTTGCTAGTAGTAATTGGCAGAGTCTTTTATTAATTTTGGTTGTGTTTTTTTTGTCGGTGGGATTATTGTGTTATGTGGCATATAAATTAACTCATAACCAGGCGATCGCCCATCTTTTCACCCAATACGGTAATCGTTTCATGCCCTATGTTTTGATTGGATTAGGTACTTTTGTCTTCATTGACAGTAATAGTTTAAGTCTACTGAATGTACTTAACAGATAA
- a CDS encoding Crp/Fnr family transcriptional regulator — protein MPLHTIISGLSTDSDRQKFHFSRRSLIPSKKNALWQIESGFVMTYTYLEDGTTVALGLWGPGDIVGEMLSKIKPYCIECLTNVEANILAADNLQQFTDALLQHIHQAEELMLIRSHKKVESMLIQLLAWLSNKFGSQVETGRLINMRLTHEDLAALVCSTRVTITRLLGQLEDEGVIDRMSLNRIIVKKENIWYYEI, from the coding sequence ATGCCTTTACATACAATTATTTCCGGGTTATCTACTGATAGCGATCGCCAAAAGTTTCATTTTTCCAGGCGATCTCTTATACCCAGTAAAAAAAATGCCCTCTGGCAAATAGAAAGCGGCTTTGTCATGACTTATACCTACTTAGAAGACGGTACAACAGTAGCTTTAGGTTTATGGGGACCTGGGGATATAGTGGGTGAAATGCTGTCAAAAATCAAACCCTATTGCATAGAATGTTTAACTAATGTAGAAGCGAATATTTTAGCAGCAGATAACTTGCAGCAATTTACAGATGCTTTACTTCAGCACATCCATCAAGCAGAAGAATTAATGTTAATACGTAGCCATAAAAAAGTAGAATCTATGCTAATTCAACTTCTAGCATGGTTATCTAACAAATTTGGCTCACAGGTAGAAACAGGGAGATTAATTAATATGCGACTGACACATGAAGACTTAGCCGCCCTTGTTTGTTCTACCCGTGTTACTATTACTAGATTATTAGGACAATTAGAAGATGAAGGAGTAATTGATCGAATGTCTTTAAATCGGATTATTGTCAAAAAAGAAAATATTTGGTATTACGAGATTTAA
- a CDS encoding cadmium resistance transporter, which yields MNSLITAFTQGIIAFAATNIDDIIILLLLFSQIDSNFRCRHIFIGQYLGFLAIIILSLPGFFGGLVIQREFIGLLGLLPIVIGIKYLLNREEENTEVQTVNSDLLESSHPNPIFAFLLSILHPNTYKVAAVTLANGGDNISIYIPLFAGQSFGSLGIILIVFLSMVGVWCGIAYLLSRQAAIGYILTRYGKALVPFVLIGLGLFIMYERGTLEMIKSLL from the coding sequence ATGAATAGTTTAATTACTGCTTTTACTCAAGGTATTATCGCTTTTGCAGCCACTAATATAGACGATATTATTATTTTACTACTTTTATTTTCACAAATAGATAGTAATTTTCGCTGTAGACATATTTTTATCGGTCAATACCTTGGTTTTTTAGCTATTATTATTCTTAGTTTACCAGGTTTTTTTGGTGGCTTAGTGATTCAGCGAGAATTTATTGGATTATTAGGATTATTACCAATAGTAATTGGCATTAAATATTTATTGAATCGAGAAGAAGAAAATACAGAAGTACAAACAGTAAATAGTGATTTATTAGAGTCATCACATCCCAATCCCATATTTGCTTTTTTATTAAGTATTCTTCACCCTAATACTTATAAAGTTGCGGCTGTAACGCTGGCTAATGGTGGTGATAATATTAGTATTTACATTCCCCTATTTGCTGGTCAGAGTTTTGGTAGTTTAGGAATTATTCTGATTGTTTTCTTATCTATGGTAGGGGTGTGGTGTGGTATTGCCTATTTATTAAGTCGTCAAGCTGCTATTGGTTATATTCTAACTCGTTATGGTAAGGCTTTAGTTCCATTTGTGTTAATTGGTTTGGGATTATTTATTATGTATGAACGTGGTACTTTAGAAATGATCAAATCATTGTTATAA
- a CDS encoding DUF3368 domain-containing protein, translating into MSEVAVTNSTCLIGLERIGRLEILPQVFSSIFIPLAVQQEVGINADWPIVQSVANLALIAALKTQLDPGEAEAIALAIELGDVFLIIDERNARRIAQQMGLKVIGTLGMLLRAKEKGVISEVKPVIMSLESVNFRIAPALIQKALILAGEL; encoded by the coding sequence GTGAGTGAAGTTGCTGTTACTAATAGCACCTGTTTGATTGGTTTAGAAAGAATAGGACGTTTAGAAATATTACCACAGGTTTTCTCTTCTATATTCATACCATTAGCTGTACAGCAAGAAGTAGGTATTAATGCAGATTGGCCAATAGTTCAATCAGTAGCTAATTTAGCTTTAATTGCTGCTTTAAAAACCCAACTTGATCCAGGAGAAGCGGAAGCTATAGCACTAGCAATAGAATTAGGAGATGTTTTTTTAATTATAGATGAACGTAATGCTCGTCGTATTGCTCAACAAATGGGTTTAAAAGTTATAGGTACACTAGGAATGTTACTACGTGCTAAAGAAAAAGGTGTGATTTCGGAAGTTAAACCAGTGATTATGTCACTAGAATCTGTTAATTTTCGGATAGCACCTGCTTTAATTCAAAAAGCTTTAATTTTAGCGGGAGAATTATAA
- a CDS encoding phosphatase PAP2 family protein — protein sequence MNKIKMMKEEHKSQFMVIKNLLVSNWRSLLLMLIGVYLPLQIVEIMTVKIWHNQGGFSWDVPILMAIHTTANPQLDAIALVLTKWGSFWTAFPVLSAIAIILLRNRRWRTFNYLITTAIGNLIINHTAKEIIQRTRPNLWISKAPELDYAFPSGHAMTTMTLVAILVILTWDRPWRWLVLIIGSFYLLIIAWTRLYLGVHFPSDILAGWMVALAWAIAMNLIIKP from the coding sequence ATGAATAAAATAAAAATGATGAAAGAGGAACACAAATCACAGTTTATGGTGATCAAAAACCTGCTGGTTTCTAATTGGCGTTCTTTGTTATTGATGTTGATAGGTGTGTATTTACCTTTGCAGATTGTGGAAATTATGACGGTGAAAATCTGGCATAATCAAGGCGGGTTTTCTTGGGATGTGCCGATTTTGATGGCTATTCATACTACAGCTAATCCTCAACTAGATGCGATCGCATTAGTGTTAACTAAGTGGGGATCATTTTGGACTGCATTTCCTGTGTTGAGTGCGATCGCCATAATTTTATTACGTAACCGCAGATGGAGAACTTTTAATTATCTCATCACTACTGCTATAGGAAATTTAATTATTAATCACACAGCTAAAGAAATTATACAGCGAACACGCCCTAATTTATGGATATCAAAAGCACCAGAATTGGATTATGCTTTTCCTAGTGGTCATGCCATGACAACTATGACATTAGTAGCAATTTTAGTAATTTTAACTTGGGATCGTCCTTGGCGGTGGTTAGTTTTAATTATTGGTAGTTTTTACCTCTTAATTATTGCTTGGACAAGACTATATTTAGGAGTTCATTTTCCTAGTGATATACTTGCCGGTTGGATGGTTGCTTTAGCTTGGGCTATTGCTATGAATTTAATTATTAAACCATAA
- a CDS encoding APC family permease, whose product MNTEIKSPQSIHGLKPNCLFFSEVLAQSFAVIAPTTVPASNIGLIVALSGNGTWLSFVIGLMGLLLVSININQFASRSASPGSLYSYITKGLGATAGVICGWSLVLAYLFTGMSVLCGFANFSGIFISHLGIHPSSITLLAIGAGISWYAAYKDIQLSAVAMLWLEVVSLVLIIILCLIIWAHKGFAVDMSQLTLSGVTPGNLATGLVLVMFGFSGFESATSLGDEAKKPLRTIPKAVMGSVILAGLFFVSTTYIEVLGFSGTGVSITQTEEPLGFLSQQVGVGFLGELVGLGALFSFFACILGSINPAARVAFLMARHGLFHASLGNAHAENRTPHVAVTMCSFLTFLVPAIMSFFHIKLFECMGYLGAICSYGFLTVYILISVAAPVYLHKINKLRLIDIVFSILAVGFMMIPIVGSVGIPGSNLFPVPETPYNLFPYLFLIYLVASCGWFLIKKQRSPHLVAGMQQRVDEIHASFAERNNY is encoded by the coding sequence ATGAATACAGAAATCAAATCACCTCAAAGTATTCACGGCTTAAAGCCAAATTGCCTTTTTTTCTCAGAAGTTTTAGCTCAATCTTTTGCGGTTATTGCACCAACAACTGTACCTGCATCTAACATAGGTTTGATTGTGGCACTTTCAGGAAATGGAACTTGGCTAAGTTTTGTGATAGGTTTGATGGGATTATTATTAGTTAGCATTAATATCAACCAATTCGCCAGTCGTTCCGCTTCTCCTGGTTCTTTATACTCATACATTACCAAAGGTTTAGGAGCAACCGCAGGTGTAATTTGTGGTTGGAGTTTGGTACTGGCTTATTTATTTACAGGAATGTCCGTTCTCTGTGGTTTTGCTAACTTTTCTGGGATTTTTATTAGCCATTTAGGTATTCATCCTTCGAGTATTACACTATTAGCTATTGGGGCGGGAATTTCTTGGTATGCAGCTTATAAAGATATTCAACTTTCAGCAGTAGCTATGCTGTGGTTAGAAGTAGTTTCCTTAGTTTTAATTATCATTTTGTGCCTGATTATTTGGGCGCACAAAGGTTTTGCTGTAGATATGTCTCAATTAACTTTATCTGGTGTGACTCCAGGTAATTTAGCAACTGGATTAGTTTTAGTCATGTTTGGTTTCTCTGGTTTTGAAAGTGCCACTAGCTTAGGAGATGAAGCCAAAAAACCATTACGTACAATACCTAAAGCAGTGATGGGTAGTGTTATCCTTGCAGGTTTATTTTTTGTTTCTACTACTTACATAGAAGTTTTGGGTTTTAGTGGTACTGGGGTATCTATTACTCAAACAGAAGAACCTTTAGGTTTTCTTTCTCAACAAGTAGGAGTTGGTTTTTTAGGAGAATTAGTAGGTTTAGGAGCATTATTTAGTTTCTTTGCTTGCATTTTAGGAAGTATTAATCCTGCTGCTAGAGTAGCTTTTTTAATGGCACGTCATGGTTTATTTCATGCGTCTTTAGGTAATGCCCACGCAGAAAATAGAACTCCTCATGTTGCTGTGACAATGTGTTCATTTTTGACATTTTTAGTTCCGGCGATCATGTCTTTTTTTCACATCAAACTCTTTGAGTGTATGGGATATTTGGGCGCTATTTGTAGTTATGGTTTTTTAACTGTTTATATTTTGATTTCTGTTGCTGCTCCAGTTTATCTACACAAAATTAATAAACTCCGTCTCATAGATATAGTATTTTCTATTTTGGCGGTGGGTTTTATGATGATTCCCATTGTGGGAAGTGTGGGTATTCCTGGTAGTAATCTTTTTCCTGTTCCAGAAACTCCTTATAATCTTTTTCCTTACTTGTTTTTAATCTATCTTGTTGCTAGTTGTGGTTGGTTTTTAATTAAAAAACAACGCTCCCCCCATTTAGTAGCAGGAATGCAGCAACGAGTTGATGAAATTCATGCGAGTTTTGCGGAAAGAAATAACTATTAA
- a CDS encoding sulfite exporter TauE/SafE family protein, which produces MTILTFSLLVWLGSFSAGLVGSLTGLGGGVVIVPLLTSVFGVDIRYAVGASLVSVIATSLGSASTYIKQGFANLRLGMFLEVATTIGAMIGALLAAFVSVKFLTIILAVVLIYSAYLSQRTRAENQEIAEPDPIAEYLQLNGTYPTPNGVIPYQINALPAGFSIMLIAGVLSGLLGIGSGAFKVLAMDQAMRLPFKVSTTTSNFMIGVTAATSAGVYLSRGYIDPGLSMPVMLGVLPGAFLGARILMGAKTQTLRIIFSLVLVVMAIKMVYNSLIGEL; this is translated from the coding sequence TTGACTATACTCACATTTTCTTTATTAGTTTGGCTGGGATCATTTAGTGCTGGGTTAGTAGGATCATTAACAGGTTTAGGAGGCGGAGTCGTTATAGTTCCTTTATTAACTTCAGTTTTTGGTGTTGATATTCGTTATGCTGTTGGTGCATCTTTAGTCTCAGTAATTGCCACATCATTAGGTTCAGCTTCCACATACATTAAACAAGGATTTGCTAACCTGCGCTTAGGAATGTTTTTGGAAGTTGCCACTACCATTGGTGCAATGATTGGAGCTTTATTAGCTGCCTTTGTTTCCGTGAAATTCTTAACAATCATTTTGGCAGTTGTTTTAATTTATTCAGCATATTTATCCCAACGCACAAGAGCAGAAAATCAAGAAATTGCCGAACCAGATCCCATTGCGGAATATCTCCAACTCAATGGTACTTATCCCACTCCTAACGGTGTGATACCTTATCAAATAAATGCCTTACCTGCTGGGTTTAGCATTATGTTAATTGCCGGCGTGCTTTCTGGTTTATTAGGAATTGGTTCGGGAGCATTTAAGGTATTAGCAATGGATCAAGCTATGCGTCTACCTTTTAAAGTTTCCACCACCACCAGCAATTTTATGATCGGTGTGACAGCCGCAACTTCTGCTGGTGTTTATTTAAGTCGTGGATATATAGATCCTGGTTTATCCATGCCAGTAATGTTGGGAGTTTTACCAGGTGCTTTTTTAGGAGCAAGAATTTTAATGGGTGCTAAAACCCAAACATTGAGAATAATTTTTAGCCTTGTTTTAGTGGTAATGGCTATCAAAATGGTGTACAACAGTCTTATAGGGGAGTTATAA
- a CDS encoding prohibitin family protein translates to MRQYHTFKKAAKLTALICLITILVTPFVIVNAGERGVLMKFGEVQDPVLAEGIHLIIPVVNTVKKLSIRIQKQSISTESISKDLQNIFTQVVLNWHIQPIKTNLVFQQIGDEKNIIDMIIDPAIAEVVKAIVAQYTAEETITKREDVKNKLDNFLKQRLDNYDIVVDDVSLVNISFSHQFIEAVEAKQVAAQEAKRAEFLAIKAAKEAEAKVNLAKGEAESLSLLKNILTPELLQRQALEKWNGKLPLIVGKEDFKIGDIQQLITASEN, encoded by the coding sequence ATGAGACAATATCACACTTTCAAAAAAGCAGCTAAACTCACAGCTTTGATATGTTTAATTACCATTTTAGTTACTCCTTTTGTCATAGTTAATGCTGGTGAACGTGGTGTATTAATGAAGTTTGGAGAGGTGCAAGATCCAGTATTAGCTGAAGGAATACACCTAATTATTCCTGTAGTGAATACAGTGAAAAAATTAAGTATTAGAATCCAAAAACAATCTATATCTACTGAGTCTATATCTAAAGATTTACAAAATATTTTTACTCAAGTAGTGCTAAATTGGCATATTCAACCCATAAAAACAAATCTAGTATTTCAACAAATTGGCGATGAAAAAAACATTATAGATATGATTATTGATCCAGCAATTGCAGAAGTTGTAAAAGCTATAGTCGCTCAATATACAGCAGAAGAAACCATTACTAAACGTGAAGATGTGAAAAATAAATTAGATAATTTTCTAAAACAAAGATTAGATAATTATGATATTGTAGTTGACGATGTATCTTTAGTTAATATCAGCTTTTCTCATCAGTTTATAGAAGCTGTAGAAGCAAAACAAGTTGCTGCACAGGAAGCAAAACGGGCGGAATTTTTAGCGATTAAAGCAGCTAAGGAAGCGGAAGCTAAGGTAAATTTAGCCAAGGGTGAAGCTGAATCTTTGAGTTTATTAAAAAATATTTTGACACCAGAATTATTACAAAGACAAGCACTAGAAAAGTGGAATGGTAAATTACCGTTAATTGTGGGTAAAGAAGATTTTAAAATTGGCGATATTCAACAGTTAATTACAGCAAGTGAAAATTAA
- a CDS encoding type II toxin-antitoxin system VapB family antitoxin codes for MITNLEIDENLIKEVLELSGYSDQSAVIAKALKQQEIIELFRIIEYEDDYD; via the coding sequence ATGATAACAAATTTAGAAATAGACGAAAACTTAATCAAAGAAGTCTTAGAACTGAGTGGTTATAGTGATCAAAGTGCTGTAATTGCAAAAGCTTTAAAACAGCAAGAAATTATAGAACTATTTCGTATAATTGAATATGAAGATGATTATGACTAG
- a CDS encoding DUF1634 domain-containing protein, translating to MYRLNSGFRWTSSTQQETEVMTLALISEQPDSDIQQLEKQHFNHVNHLNYQGVIANNHKIEKLPGEQLLENLLSNLLRYGVLIASSIVFIGGILYLINHGSEPAPYHIFRGTSPEFCSPIGVFTAILSGSRRAIIQLGLLILIAVPVLRVFISCLTFLFLRQFIYVVITSLVLTSLIYSLLSAY from the coding sequence ATGTATAGATTAAATTCGGGTTTTCGTTGGACTTCATCAACACAACAAGAAACTGAAGTAATGACTCTAGCTTTAATATCTGAACAACCAGATTCAGATATTCAACAACTAGAAAAACAACATTTTAATCATGTCAATCATCTCAATTATCAGGGTGTAATTGCAAATAATCATAAAATAGAAAAATTGCCGGGTGAGCAATTATTAGAAAATTTGCTCAGTAATTTACTCAGATATGGTGTTTTGATTGCCAGTTCTATAGTATTTATAGGAGGAATATTATATTTAATCAATCACGGTTCAGAACCTGCTCCATATCATATATTTCGTGGTACATCTCCTGAATTTTGCTCACCCATTGGCGTATTCACCGCAATTTTATCAGGTAGTCGGCGGGCAATTATTCAATTGGGACTTTTAATATTAATTGCTGTGCCAGTTTTACGAGTCTTTATTTCTTGTTTAACTTTTCTATTCCTGCGACAATTTATTTATGTAGTCATTACTTCTTTAGTGTTAACAAGTCTTATTTACAGTTTGCTCAGTGCCTATTAA
- a CDS encoding sulfite exporter TauE/SafE family protein, producing MDYLLLPVFSFFIGIIVGLTGIGGASLITPMLIFIFQVPPSIAISSDVVAATLMKVVGGVKHWQQKTLDIEIVKWLAMGSVSGSLLGVAVLHQLRNSNLNIDHLLLRLLGVMILIVTFTALIQMLLVKFFPKVNLPELPKLNVKTNQGRFLTLLIGALLGFSVGMTSVSSGSMFALVLMVFFRLDARKLVGTDITQAAILLIFTSLGHLTLGTVNWGLVIPIWIGSVPGVIIGAKLCEITPQRPLRLIIYSILMMVSWKLVLPA from the coding sequence ATGGACTACTTACTACTACCCGTTTTCAGCTTTTTCATCGGTATTATTGTCGGTTTAACAGGAATAGGAGGCGCATCTTTAATCACTCCAATGTTGATTTTTATTTTTCAAGTACCGCCTTCTATTGCTATCAGTTCTGATGTTGTAGCAGCCACATTAATGAAAGTAGTAGGTGGAGTCAAACACTGGCAACAAAAAACCCTAGATATAGAAATAGTTAAATGGTTGGCAATGGGTAGCGTTTCTGGTTCATTATTGGGTGTAGCGGTTTTACATCAACTCAGAAACAGTAACCTCAACATAGATCATCTTTTGCTGCGGTTATTGGGAGTAATGATTTTAATTGTCACATTCACAGCATTAATTCAAATGTTGTTAGTGAAATTTTTCCCCAAAGTCAATTTACCCGAATTACCAAAATTAAATGTTAAAACTAATCAAGGGCGGTTTTTAACATTGTTAATTGGCGCACTTTTAGGTTTTTCTGTGGGTATGACTAGCGTTTCTTCCGGTTCTATGTTTGCCTTGGTTTTGATGGTTTTCTTTCGTCTTGATGCCCGTAAATTAGTAGGTACAGATATTACTCAAGCCGCAATTTTATTAATATTCACATCTTTAGGACATCTCACATTAGGAACAGTTAATTGGGGTTTAGTGATACCAATTTGGATCGGTTCAGTTCCCGGTGTAATTATTGGTGCTAAACTTTGTGAAATTACACCTCAACGCCCTTTGAGATTGATTATATACAGCATTTTAATGATGGTAAGTTGGAAGTTAGTTTTACCAGCATAA
- a CDS encoding RrF2 family transcriptional regulator, with translation MYSSILNTDLNSQSYRLLELSAKVEYALLALLELASHHDQKVTLTISEIAAKQPIPERYLEQILTQLRRAGVVQSQRGSKGGFLLVREPWQITLLEIVTLVEGERKEKENSENPTIERTLVREIWEKANTASSEVLRSHTLQDLCQEKETRTQNDPMYYI, from the coding sequence ATGTACAGTAGTATTTTAAATACGGACTTGAATAGTCAAAGCTACCGTCTCCTGGAACTTTCCGCCAAGGTGGAATACGCACTCTTAGCACTGCTAGAACTAGCCAGCCACCATGATCAAAAAGTTACTCTAACCATAAGTGAAATTGCAGCCAAGCAACCCATCCCAGAGCGTTACTTAGAACAAATTCTCACTCAACTGCGACGTGCGGGTGTGGTGCAGAGTCAGCGCGGTTCAAAAGGTGGTTTTCTTTTAGTGCGTGAACCTTGGCAAATAACCTTACTAGAAATAGTCACCTTGGTAGAAGGAGAACGGAAAGAGAAAGAAAATTCTGAAAATCCAACTATAGAAAGGACTCTAGTGCGTGAAATTTGGGAAAAAGCTAACACCGCTTCTAGTGAAGTGTTGCGTAGTCACACACTCCAAGACTTATGTCAAGAAAAAGAAACTCGCACTCAAAATGATCCCATGTATTACATTTAG
- a CDS encoding cadmium resistance transporter produces MNDLLISIITGVVTFIATNIDDLVILLVFFAQVDDNLQPWQIVLGQYLGFTILVILSLPGLLSGLIIPTNWISLLGLIPLSIGISSLVNQEKDTNLSAEINTEITPFASSSQSNLLSSQIYTITLITIANGSDNITVYIPLFSTNKLDSFLVIIVVFFLLLSVWCYTAYKLTHQKQIANFLTNYGSYFVPFVLMGLGVVIIYQNQALSPIKLLGICLCLLVLMKKN; encoded by the coding sequence ATGAATGATTTATTGATATCTATAATCACAGGAGTTGTAACTTTTATTGCTACTAATATTGATGATCTTGTGATTTTGCTGGTGTTTTTTGCCCAAGTTGATGATAATTTACAACCTTGGCAAATTGTTTTAGGTCAATATTTGGGTTTTACCATTCTTGTCATTCTCAGTTTACCTGGTTTATTGAGTGGTTTAATTATACCTACAAACTGGATTAGTTTATTAGGTTTGATTCCTTTATCTATAGGTATTAGTAGTTTAGTTAATCAAGAAAAAGATACCAATTTATCGGCTGAAATTAATACCGAAATTACACCATTTGCATCATCAAGTCAAAGTAATTTGTTAAGTTCTCAAATTTATACCATTACTCTAATTACTATTGCTAATGGCAGTGATAATATTACTGTTTATATACCTTTATTTTCTACCAATAAACTAGATAGCTTTTTAGTGATTATAGTTGTCTTTTTCCTCCTATTGTCAGTTTGGTGTTACACAGCTTATAAGTTAACCCACCAGAAGCAAATAGCAAATTTTTTAACTAATTATGGTAGTTATTTTGTACCTTTTGTACTGATGGGTTTGGGTGTTGTAATCATCTATCAAAATCAGGCATTAAGTCCGATCAAACTCCTTGGTATTTGTCTGTGTTTGTTAGTTTTGATGAAAAAGAATTAA
- a CDS encoding Uma2 family endonuclease produces the protein MTAITINLNPIVRFTDDQFYQLCRENPDVKFERNAKGELLVMSPTGGETGRSNFEMGIDFGVWNRQNKLGVCFDSSTCFKLPNGANRSPDVAWIKKERWDSLTTEEKTKFPPIAPDFVLELMSPTDSLQETQKKMQEYMENGVKLGWLINPKTQQVEIYRLGKPVEILAEPLELSGEDILPGFILNMAIVW, from the coding sequence ATGACAGCCATAACCATTAACCTAAACCCTATCGTCAGATTTACCGATGATCAATTTTATCAACTATGTCGGGAAAATCCTGACGTGAAATTTGAACGCAACGCAAAAGGAGAACTATTAGTTATGTCACCCACTGGAGGAGAAACAGGAAGAAGTAATTTTGAAATGGGAATTGATTTTGGTGTTTGGAATCGTCAAAATAAACTAGGAGTTTGTTTTGATTCTTCCACCTGTTTTAAACTTCCTAATGGTGCAAATCGTTCTCCAGATGTTGCATGGATTAAAAAAGAAAGATGGGATAGTTTAACCACAGAAGAAAAAACTAAATTTCCTCCCATTGCTCCAGATTTTGTTTTAGAATTAATGTCACCTACAGATAGCTTGCAAGAAACACAAAAGAAAATGCAAGAATATATGGAAAACGGTGTAAAATTAGGTTGGTTAATAAATCCTAAGACGCAGCAAGTAGAAATTTATCGTTTAGGTAAACCAGTGGAAATATTAGCCGAACCTTTAGAATTATCAGGGGAAGATATTTTACCCGGATTTATTTTGAATATGGCAATAGTTTGGTAA